Proteins from a single region of Amycolatopsis sp. CA-230715:
- a CDS encoding prepilin peptidase, producing the protein MQHPTSWWIAGAAAVGMVLGVSASVLTRRFLPHGRRQVAGSWWLGGVLTATVLAILAWRVGARGELAIYTVVVIVGVPLAVIDWCEHRLPRALVWPQLAGAVAGFVVLAIARGESASGLRALAALGAAGMFFLVLAVVSNGGLGAGDVGLAAVVGLVTGWSGWPQVLGALLVASLLAMVLIVVPGAHRGDDEDRLAVPFGPCLLGGALAMVAIGG; encoded by the coding sequence GTGCAGCACCCCACGAGCTGGTGGATCGCCGGTGCCGCCGCGGTCGGCATGGTGCTCGGCGTGAGCGCGAGCGTGCTCACCCGCCGGTTCCTTCCCCACGGTCGGCGGCAGGTGGCCGGGTCGTGGTGGTTGGGCGGCGTGCTCACCGCGACGGTGCTGGCGATCCTGGCCTGGCGTGTCGGTGCCCGTGGCGAACTGGCCATCTACACGGTCGTCGTGATCGTGGGTGTGCCGTTGGCGGTGATCGATTGGTGCGAGCATCGGCTGCCCCGTGCGCTGGTCTGGCCGCAGCTGGCCGGTGCCGTAGCCGGGTTTGTGGTGCTGGCTATCGCGCGCGGGGAGTCCGCGTCCGGACTGCGAGCTCTGGCCGCGCTGGGTGCGGCGGGGATGTTCTTTCTGGTCCTGGCCGTGGTGTCGAACGGGGGCCTGGGCGCCGGAGACGTGGGCCTGGCTGCGGTGGTCGGCCTGGTGACCGGCTGGTCCGGTTGGCCTCAGGTCCTCGGCGCGCTGCTGGTGGCCTCGCTGCTGGCGATGGTGCTGATCGTGGTTCCCGGCGCGCACCGGGGCGACGACGAGGATCGGCTGGCGGTGCCGTTC
- a CDS encoding SAF domain-containing protein, with protein MTSTDTPARGPDADRSASWLDSTGAPARTRGHRSRRLPHLLIGVLLVVVCVGAAVWWTASAGDRMPVLVLARPVTVGQALVAADLRRGDVAVSTGIATVPADAASAVLGRPMATSLAPGALLTPDSVSAAFSPPAGRAVVGIGVKPGQFPTGLAAGNAVTVVAARAASSAESGSPNSAGAGTAWPATVTSVAPAETDQLTVVSLEVEAAAAIGLAQQPSGQLAVVLRPAGGER; from the coding sequence GTGACCAGTACCGACACTCCCGCCCGGGGACCGGACGCGGATCGTTCCGCGTCGTGGCTGGATTCCACAGGAGCCCCGGCGAGGACACGAGGACACCGTTCCCGCCGCCTGCCGCATCTGCTGATCGGCGTGCTGCTCGTCGTGGTCTGCGTCGGCGCCGCGGTGTGGTGGACCGCCAGCGCGGGGGACCGGATGCCGGTCCTGGTCCTCGCGCGACCGGTCACTGTCGGGCAGGCGCTGGTTGCCGCGGATCTGCGCCGTGGCGATGTCGCCGTGTCGACCGGCATCGCGACGGTGCCCGCCGACGCCGCGTCGGCGGTGCTGGGCCGCCCGATGGCCACCAGCCTCGCTCCCGGCGCGCTGCTGACCCCGGACAGCGTCAGCGCCGCCTTCTCACCACCAGCGGGGCGGGCGGTGGTGGGGATCGGGGTGAAACCGGGCCAATTCCCGACCGGGCTCGCCGCCGGGAACGCGGTGACCGTCGTGGCCGCGCGCGCCGCCTCGTCCGCGGAGTCCGGTTCGCCGAACTCGGCGGGAGCGGGAACAGCGTGGCCAGCCACCGTCACCAGCGTCGCTCCCGCGGAGACCGATCAGCTGACGGTGGTATCGCTGGAGGTCGAAGCCGCCGCCGCGATCGGGCTGGCGCAACAGCCCTCGGGGCAGCTCGCGGTGGTGCTGCGGCCCGCGGGTGGTGAGCGCTGA
- a CDS encoding carbon monoxide dehydrogenase maturation protein produces MLIALTSLKSSPGVSTLAVTLAQRWPQADLTRRIVAECDPAGGDLAMRFGLDPAPGLVSLAAAARRASGPAVVWEHTQLLPSGARAIVAPPGGAHARAALHTLITAPDGPLLDATAAEPGVVVLADCGRADPGSPAEAIARQADALLLVSGARGEDLAHVATRLSELARWTPRPGLLLSGQGYPTPEIERELGVPVMGRIPHDPRAATHHGDTPGSAESGLPRFAAALARILAAPPPPTSTPRSGLPPSIPGVPDRRLRDPGRPLTGPPHTPPTPSPPPGTPAPCPPPWNAYGDQPRQPGDTGREVTP; encoded by the coding sequence ATGCTGATCGCGTTGACCAGCCTCAAATCCTCCCCGGGAGTGAGCACGCTCGCGGTGACGCTGGCCCAGCGGTGGCCGCAGGCCGATCTCACGCGCCGGATCGTCGCCGAGTGCGACCCGGCCGGCGGTGATCTCGCGATGCGGTTCGGGCTCGACCCGGCACCGGGCTTGGTCAGCCTCGCCGCCGCCGCGCGCCGCGCCAGCGGCCCCGCGGTGGTGTGGGAGCACACCCAGCTCCTGCCGAGCGGCGCTCGCGCGATCGTCGCTCCTCCCGGCGGCGCGCACGCCCGCGCCGCCCTGCACACCCTGATCACCGCGCCGGACGGACCGCTGCTGGACGCGACCGCGGCCGAGCCCGGCGTGGTCGTGCTGGCCGATTGCGGACGCGCGGACCCGGGCTCGCCCGCCGAAGCGATCGCCCGCCAGGCCGACGCGCTCCTGCTGGTCTCCGGCGCGCGCGGCGAGGACCTCGCCCACGTCGCGACCCGGCTGAGCGAGCTCGCCCGCTGGACACCGCGCCCGGGACTGCTGCTGTCCGGGCAGGGCTATCCGACACCGGAGATCGAACGCGAACTCGGGGTGCCGGTGATGGGCCGCATCCCGCACGATCCCCGTGCCGCGACCCATCACGGCGACACCCCCGGCAGCGCCGAGAGCGGCCTCCCGCGCTTCGCCGCGGCACTGGCCCGCATCCTGGCCGCACCGCCACCACCGACATCGACACCCCGGTCGGGTCTGCCGCCGTCGATACCTGGGGTCCCGGACCGGCGCCTGCGCGACCCCGGCAGGCCGCTCACGGGCCCGCCCCACACGCCACCGACGCCATCCCCACCGCCGGGCACACCCGCACCATGTCCGCCGCCATGGAACGCCTACGGCGATCAGCCCCGGCAGCCCGGTGACACCGGCCGGGAGGTCACACCATGA
- a CDS encoding CpaF family protein, translating into MTPPEADDVSGRAQARLRAVLREALTRDLSHRIDDATAQAGPSVSASQRRDVARAVLDTARTAHTEAELLAGRALLDTATEQQVTEQVLDEVFGLGGLQPLLADPAVETITVNRYDRVFAQYTDGRRAQVAPVAASNDELTDLIRTLAARASSEERRFDRGSPALNLQLPGGERLFAVLGLTAGGVTACTIRRHGYLTATLAQLRRRGTLDAGLERFLRALVRARRNVLITGGTGAGKTTLLRALAAEMDPMERLVTIEDAFELGLERDPALHADVTALQAREPNIEGEGAVDQAELVRWGLRMSPDRVIVGEIRGAEVIPMCNAMSQGNDGSMATLHASSSKIAFTRLASYAAQGPERLPLEATALLVASAVHFVVHLDRAADRGTRVIASIREVVDAEDGAVISNEVYRRGADRRAVPVAGALRTDTLDDLVAAGFDPDLLARREGWWAP; encoded by the coding sequence ATGACACCCCCCGAAGCCGACGACGTCTCCGGCAGGGCGCAGGCCCGGCTGCGGGCGGTGTTGCGGGAGGCCCTCACCCGCGACCTGTCGCACCGGATCGACGACGCCACCGCGCAGGCGGGCCCGTCGGTGAGCGCGTCCCAGCGGCGGGACGTAGCCCGCGCGGTCCTGGATACCGCGCGCACCGCGCACACCGAGGCCGAACTCCTCGCCGGGCGCGCGCTGCTGGACACCGCCACGGAGCAGCAGGTGACCGAGCAGGTCCTGGACGAGGTATTCGGCCTCGGCGGACTGCAACCGCTGCTGGCCGACCCGGCGGTGGAGACGATCACGGTCAATCGCTACGACCGGGTGTTCGCCCAGTACACCGACGGCCGCCGAGCCCAGGTCGCCCCGGTCGCTGCCTCGAACGACGAGCTCACGGACCTGATCCGGACGCTGGCGGCGCGCGCGTCGTCGGAGGAGCGCCGGTTCGACCGCGGAAGTCCCGCGCTGAACCTCCAGCTCCCCGGCGGGGAACGCTTGTTCGCGGTGCTCGGCCTGACCGCGGGCGGGGTGACGGCGTGCACGATCCGCCGGCACGGCTACCTCACCGCCACCCTCGCCCAGCTGCGCCGCCGCGGCACGCTCGATGCCGGACTGGAGCGGTTCCTGCGCGCGCTGGTCCGGGCGCGGCGCAACGTGCTGATCACCGGTGGCACCGGGGCCGGGAAAACCACGCTGTTGCGCGCGCTCGCGGCGGAGATGGACCCGATGGAGCGCCTGGTCACGATCGAAGACGCCTTCGAACTCGGGTTGGAGCGCGATCCCGCGCTGCATGCCGATGTCACCGCGCTGCAGGCCCGGGAACCCAACATCGAGGGGGAAGGGGCGGTGGATCAGGCCGAGCTTGTCCGCTGGGGCCTGCGCATGTCACCGGACCGCGTGATCGTCGGGGAGATCCGCGGCGCCGAGGTCATCCCGATGTGCAACGCGATGTCACAGGGCAACGACGGCTCCATGGCCACCCTGCACGCCTCCAGCTCGAAGATCGCGTTCACCCGGCTCGCCTCCTACGCCGCACAAGGCCCAGAACGGCTGCCACTGGAGGCCACCGCCCTGCTGGTCGCGAGCGCGGTGCATTTCGTGGTGCACCTCGACCGTGCCGCCGACCGCGGGACCCGGGTGATCGCCTCGATCCGCGAGGTGGTCGACGCCGAGGACGGTGCGGTGATCTCCAACGAGGTCTACCGCCGCGGCGCGGACCGCCGCGCGGTGCCGGTGGCCGGGGCGTTGCGCACGGACACCCTCGACGACCTGGTCGCGGCCGGGTTCGACCCGGACCTGCTGGCCCGTCGGGAGGGGTGGTGGGCGCCATGA
- a CDS encoding type II secretion system F family protein, giving the protein MSIDTTAPLAAVLGVGTALGVLVIVAAWRRPAAAVSPPPARRAGLVRTARGQTVDRRALARVVVALGVGALTGALTGWVVGAVLAAATVWFLPRLVGPDHAHQRRVARIEAIASWTEMLRDVLSAAAGLEQAILATVSLAPAAIRGEVAVLAARLESGQRLAPALRALARELDDPTADLVLAALVLAAEHQARQLSDLLGSLASTARGQAAMRMRVETGRARTRTSVRVIVVTTAIFAAGVVVFNRAYLDVYNTATGQIVLLLLGGLFAAGFAWLARIATSAGQARVLALNAPGGIGAPNGGEIVVGGGERA; this is encoded by the coding sequence ATGAGCATCGACACCACCGCTCCGCTCGCCGCCGTGCTCGGTGTGGGGACCGCGCTCGGCGTGCTCGTGATCGTGGCCGCCTGGCGCCGGCCCGCGGCGGCGGTGTCGCCGCCGCCCGCGCGGCGCGCCGGGCTGGTTCGCACCGCCCGCGGCCAGACGGTCGACCGACGCGCGCTGGCGCGCGTCGTCGTGGCGCTCGGCGTGGGCGCGCTGACCGGGGCCCTCACCGGCTGGGTGGTCGGTGCGGTGCTGGCCGCCGCGACGGTGTGGTTCCTGCCCCGCCTGGTCGGCCCGGATCACGCCCACCAGCGGCGGGTCGCGCGGATCGAGGCGATCGCGTCGTGGACGGAGATGCTGCGCGATGTCCTGTCCGCGGCGGCGGGGCTCGAGCAAGCCATCCTCGCCACCGTCAGCCTCGCGCCCGCGGCCATCCGCGGCGAGGTCGCCGTCCTCGCGGCGAGGCTGGAAAGCGGGCAGCGCCTGGCGCCGGCGCTGCGCGCCCTGGCGCGCGAGCTGGACGACCCGACCGCGGACCTCGTCCTCGCCGCCCTCGTCCTCGCCGCCGAGCACCAGGCGCGTCAGCTCAGCGACCTGCTCGGCTCCCTGGCCAGCACCGCTCGCGGGCAGGCCGCGATGCGGATGCGTGTGGAGACCGGTCGGGCCCGGACGCGGACCTCAGTGCGGGTCATCGTCGTCACCACGGCGATATTCGCCGCCGGGGTGGTGGTGTTCAACCGCGCCTACCTCGACGTCTACAACACCGCCACCGGCCAGATCGTCCTGCTGCTGCTCGGTGGCCTGTTCGCCGCCGGGTTCGCCTGGCTCGCCCGGATCGCCACCAGCGCAGGACAGGCGCGGGTGCTCGCGCTCAATGCGCCGGGCGGGATCGGAGCGCCTAACGGTGGCGAAATAGTGGTCGGGGGAGGTGAGCGCGCATGA
- a CDS encoding type II secretion system F family protein, with translation MIPALLFGAGAGAGLWLLLTWALPPSPALSDRLAQVSARPPATPIIAAAEATWVCRWGRVFVPGLRKLGLPGTKIEADLRVIGRGVDTHLASKALLAVAGLLTPWLLQTLLVLVGLPLGVEAPLLAGLVCAALGFVIPDLGVRTKATRLRREFRDALSAFLDLVWITLAGGAGVEAALGDAAAVGAGPAFDKIRRALHTAQLTRTTPWNTLRRLGEELDITELAELAASVSLAGTEGARVRASLAAKAQGLRTHQVTDAESDAQAATERMALPVTVLFLGFLGFITYPAVTQVLNGL, from the coding sequence ATGATCCCCGCGCTGCTGTTCGGCGCCGGGGCTGGTGCCGGTCTCTGGCTGCTGCTGACCTGGGCCCTGCCACCGTCCCCGGCATTGAGTGACCGGCTCGCCCAGGTCAGCGCGCGACCACCGGCCACACCGATCATCGCGGCGGCGGAGGCCACCTGGGTCTGCCGCTGGGGGCGGGTGTTCGTCCCCGGGCTGCGAAAGCTCGGGCTGCCCGGCACGAAGATCGAGGCTGATCTGCGGGTCATCGGCCGCGGGGTCGATACCCACCTGGCGTCCAAGGCATTGCTCGCGGTGGCGGGGCTGCTGACCCCGTGGCTGCTGCAAACCCTGCTCGTCCTGGTCGGGCTGCCGCTCGGCGTCGAAGCGCCGCTGCTGGCCGGACTCGTGTGCGCCGCACTCGGCTTCGTGATTCCGGATCTCGGTGTCCGCACCAAGGCCACCCGACTGCGGCGCGAGTTCCGCGACGCTCTGTCGGCGTTCCTGGACCTGGTGTGGATCACCCTCGCTGGGGGTGCCGGTGTCGAGGCCGCGCTCGGCGACGCCGCGGCTGTCGGAGCGGGGCCGGCGTTCGACAAGATCCGCCGCGCCCTGCACACGGCCCAGTTGACTCGCACCACCCCGTGGAACACATTGCGCCGGCTCGGCGAGGAACTCGACATCACCGAACTCGCCGAACTCGCCGCCTCGGTTTCCCTGGCCGGCACCGAAGGCGCCCGCGTCCGCGCTTCTCTCGCCGCGAAAGCTCAGGGTCTGCGGACCCATCAGGTCACCGATGCTGAGTCCGACGCCCAGGCCGCGACCGAACGCATGGCCTTGCCCGTCACGGTGTTGTTCCTCGGCTTCCTGGGATTCATCACCTATCCCGCAGTGACCCAAGTCCTCAATGGACTCTAG
- a CDS encoding TadE/TadG family type IV pilus assembly protein encodes MVERVRRALRGDQGEATVELVIATPLLLLALLAIIQFALWSHATHVAQAAASQALAAARTQDGTTSSGHAAGQRLLDELAAGPLRDPSLAVSRGAAAVSVSVRGEAAIVLPGVHLPVHAEASGEIERFVPDTAP; translated from the coding sequence TTGGTCGAGCGTGTCCGGCGCGCGCTGCGCGGGGACCAGGGCGAGGCCACCGTCGAACTGGTCATCGCGACCCCGCTGCTACTTCTCGCGTTGCTGGCGATCATCCAGTTCGCACTGTGGTCGCACGCCACCCACGTCGCCCAGGCCGCCGCATCCCAAGCCCTGGCCGCCGCCCGAACCCAGGACGGCACCACTAGCTCCGGACACGCCGCCGGGCAGCGCTTGCTCGACGAGCTTGCCGCCGGCCCGTTGCGCGACCCGAGCCTCGCGGTGTCCCGCGGTGCGGCCGCGGTGTCGGTGAGTGTCCGTGGCGAGGCCGCCATAGTCCTGCCCGGCGTGCACCTGCCCGTGCACGCCGAAGCCTCCGGGGAGATCGAACGCTTCGTGCCCGATACCGCGCCCTGA